A region from the Acyrthosiphon pisum isolate AL4f chromosome A1, pea_aphid_22Mar2018_4r6ur, whole genome shotgun sequence genome encodes:
- the LOC100167002 gene encoding periodic tryptophan protein 2 homolog yields the protein MRFNYKFSNILGTVYREGNLIFTPDGNSVISPVGNRISKFDLKNNTSFTLPVESSHNYEQIALSPDGNLLFAVNEVGEADLISLVSNRVIHKYRFNERVLHLRFSPDGKHIAACKLNKIFILQTPGHFIGQFNQFALERVFSDILGDTTYVAWTDDSSIFAVGSKDATVRLYTIGNYSNFRPYSLTGHPDTIVGIFFEENSLDLMVVSRNGHLSVWQCSLFLNQMATIESTNSKRLKLNDDEEDEIDLSKGEDRERYVINKEEKYNQKQAKIDSKNLLSYRKLSTHFLNDYIKDEHNNLKMTAADYHKKVKILVTGFSNGSFLIFETVGKSLIHSLNISETSISTIVLNNAGDWIAIGCKGHGQLLVWEWQSETYVMKQQAHGSEVSCLTYSGDSVYIATGGEDGKVKLWNNQSGFCFVTFSEHTSTVTDIVFAPNKKFIISTSLDGTVRAFDLARYRNFKTFVSPRPVQFSCVSIDSTGEFIAAGGQDVFEAYLWSMKIGKLLEVLSGHEGPIVSLEFSPIISSTTLVTASWDKTLRIWNAVENASDHETIQLFADGLCVAFRPDGKEVVVATLDGQLLFFDVRTSTQVASIEGRNDLGSGRTDTDLITAKKNLQSKAFNSVCYSADGQFVIAGGQSKNVCIYNVAEGILLKKFEITQNQSFDAVLDVVNRRKMTEFGNIDLIEQRETREGGNVKLKLPGVHKGDLAARTFKPEVNVFDVKFSPTGLSWSAATTEGVLVYSLNNGFIFDPFLLELGITTKTTKDTLHKKEYASALMMALRLNEPNLITEILESIPSNDIELTVASLPKMYAEKITKHIAVLLGSTTHIEFYVQWIMFLLNSYQPHQTIILTLYKNLSKKYTDLSKVCDYNKYTLAVIKRLAHLQINEVKEEVKTENEQMEVDENKVISIY from the exons ATGAGATTTAATTACAAG TTTTCCAATATTCTTGGAACAGTTTATCGTGAgggaaatttaattttcacacCAGATGGAAATTCAGTCATCAGCCCAGTGGGAAATCGgatatcaaaatttgatctgaaaaa TAATACATCTTTTACACTACCAGTGGAAAGCTCTCACAATTATGAACAAATAGCTCTGTCACCAGATGGCAATCTTTTGTTTGCTGTAAATGAag TTGGAGAAGCGGATTTAATCAGCTTAGTAAGCAATAGAGTGATTCACAAGTACCGTTTCAATGAACGAGTGCTTCACCTCAGATTTAGTCCTGATGGAAAGCATATAGCTGCTTGTAAGCTCAATAAAA tttttatattgCAAACACCTGGTCATTTTATTGGACAGTTCAATCAGTTTGCATTAGAACGAGTTTTCAGCGATATTCTTGGGGATACCACATATGTTGCATGGACTGATGATtcaag tatttttgcGGTAGGCAGTAAAGATGCTACTGTGAGGCTGTATACAATTGGAAATTACTCAAATTTTCGACCATATTCTTTAACAGGACACCCCGATACTATTGttggaatattttttgaagaaaattcGTTAGACTTAATGGTTGTCTCACG AAATGGCCATTTATCTGTTTGGCAATGTTcactatttttaaatcaaatggcTACTATTGAATCAACCAATAGTAAACGATTGAAATTAAATGATGATGAAGAAGATGAAATTGATTTATCCAAAGGAGAAGACAGAGAAcgttatgtaattaataaagaaG aaaaatataatcaaaaacaaGCAAAGATAGATAGTAAAAATTTATTGAGTTACCGTAAATTATCAACACATTTTCTCAATGACTATATTAAAGATGAAcataacaatttgaaaatgaCTGCTGCTGATTATCATAAAAAGGTCAAAATCCTTGTAACTGGTTTCTCAAAcggatcatttttaatttttgagacTGTCGGGAAATCACTTATTCACTCTTTAAA TATTTCAGAAACCAGTATTAGTACAATAGTTTTGAATAATGCTGGAGATTGGATTGCGATTGGCTGTAAAGGACATGGTCAATTATTGGTTTGGGAATGGCAAAGTGAAACATATGTTATGAAACAACAGGCTCATGGTTCTGAAGTATCTTGTTTAACATACTCAGGTGACTCTGTGTATATAGCTACTGGTGGTGAAGATGGAAAA gtAAAATTATGGAATAACCAATCAGGATTTTGCTTTGTTACATTCTCAGAACATACAAGTACTGTTACTGACATAGTTTTTGCTCCCAACAAAAAATTTATCATATCTACATCTCTGGATGGTACAGTCCGTGCTTTTGATCTTGCAAG ATACCGTAACTTCAAAACATTTGTATCCCCTCGACCAGTGCAATTCAGTTGTGTGTCTATTGACTCTACTGGTGAGTTTATAGCTGCTGGCGGACAAGATGTTTTTGAAGCATACCTATGGTCTATGAAAATTGGCAAACTTTTagaa gttttgtCAGGACACGAAGGACCAATAGTAAGCTTAGAATTTAGTCCCATAATTTCTAGTACCACACTGGTAACTGCCAGTTGGGATAAAACATTGCGTATTTGGAATGCTGTGGAAAATGCATCTGATCATGAAACTATACAGCTGTTTGCTGATg GTTTATGTGTTGCATTTCGTCCTGATGGAAAAGAAGTAGTTGTTGCTACATTGGACggccaattattattttttgatgtgCGTACATCAACTCAAGTTGCGAGCATTGAGGGCAGAAATGATCTTGGAAGCGGGAGAACAGATACAGATCTCATCACCGCCAAAAAGAATCTTCAATCAAA ggCGTTTAACTCAGTTTGTTATTCAGCTGATGGACAGTTTGTTATTGCTGGAGGCCAgtctaaaaatgtttgtatttataatgttgctgaaggtattttattgaaaaaatttgagATTACACAAAACCAATCATTTGATGCTGTACTT gatgTTGTCAACCGACGTAAAATGACAGAATTTGGGAACATAGATCTAATTGAACAACGTGAAACAAGAGAAGGaggaaatgtaaaattaaaattgcctGGTGTGCATAAAGGTGATTTGGCAGCAAGAACATTTAAGCCAGAAGTTAATGTTTTTGATGTCAAGTTTTCTCCAACAG GTTTATCTTGGTCAGCTGCTACTACAGAAGGTGTCTTGGTATATTCACTTAATAATGGGTTCATATTTGACCCCTTCCTTTTGGAACTAGGAATAACAACAAAGACAACAAAAGATACTTTGCATAAAAAAGAGTATGCATCAG CATTGATGATGGCATTGCGTCTCAATGAACCAAACCTCATTACTGAAATATTAGAATCCATACCATCAAACGATA ttgaaCTGACTGTAGCTTCTTTGCCAAAAATGTATGCTGAGAAAATTACCAAACATATTGCAGTACTATTGGGATCTACCACACACATAGAATTTTATGTGCAATGGATAATGTTCCTGCTAAACTCATATCAACCTCACCAGACCATAATTTTAACTCTATACAAAaatttatcgaaaaaatataCGGATTTGTCTAAGGT ttGCGATTACAACAAATATACTCTAGCGGTTATAAAGAGGTTGGCTCATTTACAAATAAATGAAGTGAAAGAAGAAGTAAAAACAGAAAATGAACAAATGGAAGTTGACGAAAACAaagttatttctatttattaa
- the LOC100161574 gene encoding uncharacterized protein LOC100161574 isoform X1 → MTRKCVVCNKLYIKGSDETFHSFPKDETRKKMWLKACKIKLCLPSNKICGDHFLPEHYLLSGYLTKDAVPFLAPTSMDKPLNAQCTSSPCPIPIKLPCIERTASTSTDKPLNDQCTSSPCPIPIKLPCIERTASTSTDIKPLDYQGTSRPCPLPMKLSCIERIDSTYIKPLNYQGTSRPCPIPMIIPCIERIVSTRTDKPLNDQCISRPCPVPMKIPCIKSIVTTSTDKPLNDQCTSSPCPIPMKSSCVKPIASMNTDITYSPESRKRKILNSSTIGALSPSHFSSPRKAKRHLDMVKNKFKEKQVQNNNLKNKIYRLKKKIEKDGEYIQSLNRLLKEKEHKEILNANIIGALTPSQLISAKKAKTRLDTKKNKFKERQIENRNLKNQIQSPKNYTVQQDHDYTIFT, encoded by the exons ATGACAAGAAAATGTgttgtttgtaataaattgtacattaagGGTTCAGATGAAACATTTCATTC ctttCCTAAAGatgaaactagaaaaaaaatgtggttaAAAGCTTGTAAGATAAAATTGTGTTTGCCATCAAACAAAATATGCGGAGATCATTTTTTACCGGAACACTACTTACTAAGTGGATACCTCACAAAGGACGCTGTTCCATTCTTAGCTCCTACGAGTATgg ataAACCTTTGAACGCTCAATGTACCTCTAGCCCTTGTCCAATTCCTATAAAACTCCCATGTATCGAACGCACAGCTTCTACAAGTACAG ataAACCTTTGAACGATCAATGTACCTCTAGCCCTTGTCCAATTCCTATAAAACTCCCATGTATCGAACGCACAGCTTCTACAAGTACAG ataTTAAACCGTTGGATTATCAAGGTACTTCTAGGCCTTGTCCACTTCCTATGAAACTCTCGTGTATCGAACGAATAGATTCTACAT ataTCAAACCTTTGAATTATCAAGGTACTTCTAGGCCTTGTCCAATTCCTATGATAATCCCATGTATTGAACGCATAGTTTCTACGAGAACAG ataAACCTTTGAACGATCAATGTATCTCTAGGCCTTGTCCAGTTCCTATGAAAATCCCATGCATCAAAAGCATAGTTACTACGAGTACAG ataAACCTTTGAATGATCAATGTACCTCTAGCCCTTGTCCAATTCCTATGAAAAGTTCATGTGTCAAACCCATAGCTTCTATGAATACGG ataTAACTTACAGTCCTGAAAGTCGAAAACGTAAGATATTAAATTCCAGCACAATAGGGGCTTTATCACCAAGTCATTTTAGTTCTCCAAGAAAGGCAAAGAGACATTTGGACATGGTGAAGAACAAATTTAAAGAGAAacaagttcaaaataataatctaaaaaataaaatctacagactgaaaaaaaaaattgaaaaagatgGTGAATATATACAATCTTTAAATAGACTGCTAAAAGAAAAAGAACATAAAGAGATATTAAATGCTAACATAATAGGAGCCTTAACACCAAGTCAATTAATTTCTGCGAAAAAGGCAAAAACACGTTTGGACACAAAGAAGAACAAATTTAAAGAGAGgcaaatagaaaatagaaatctgaaaaaccaaattcaaagtCCGAAAAATTATACAGTTCAACAAGATCatgattatacaatttttacatag
- the LOC100161574 gene encoding uncharacterized protein LOC100161574 isoform X3, producing MTRKCVVCNKLYIKGSDETFHSFPKDETRKKMWLKACKIKLCLPSNKICGDHFLPEHYLLSGYLTKDAVPFLAPTSMDKPLNAQCTSSPCPIPIKLPCIERTASTSTDKPLNDQCTSSPCPIPIKLPCIERTASTSTDKPLNDQCISRPCPVPMKIPCIKSIVTTSTDKPLNDQCTSSPCPIPMKSSCVKPIASMNTDITYSPESRKRKILNSSTIGALSPSHFSSPRKAKRHLDMVKNKFKEKQVQNNNLKNKIYRLKKKIEKDGEYIQSLNRLLKEKEHKEILNANIIGALTPSQLISAKKAKTRLDTKKNKFKERQIENRNLKNQIQSPKNYTVQQDHDYTIFT from the exons ATGACAAGAAAATGTgttgtttgtaataaattgtacattaagGGTTCAGATGAAACATTTCATTC ctttCCTAAAGatgaaactagaaaaaaaatgtggttaAAAGCTTGTAAGATAAAATTGTGTTTGCCATCAAACAAAATATGCGGAGATCATTTTTTACCGGAACACTACTTACTAAGTGGATACCTCACAAAGGACGCTGTTCCATTCTTAGCTCCTACGAGTATgg ataAACCTTTGAACGCTCAATGTACCTCTAGCCCTTGTCCAATTCCTATAAAACTCCCATGTATCGAACGCACAGCTTCTACAAGTACAG ataAACCTTTGAACGATCAATGTACCTCTAGCCCTTGTCCAATTCCTATAAAACTCCCATGTATCGAACGCACAGCTTCTACAAGTACAG ataAACCTTTGAACGATCAATGTATCTCTAGGCCTTGTCCAGTTCCTATGAAAATCCCATGCATCAAAAGCATAGTTACTACGAGTACAG ataAACCTTTGAATGATCAATGTACCTCTAGCCCTTGTCCAATTCCTATGAAAAGTTCATGTGTCAAACCCATAGCTTCTATGAATACGG ataTAACTTACAGTCCTGAAAGTCGAAAACGTAAGATATTAAATTCCAGCACAATAGGGGCTTTATCACCAAGTCATTTTAGTTCTCCAAGAAAGGCAAAGAGACATTTGGACATGGTGAAGAACAAATTTAAAGAGAAacaagttcaaaataataatctaaaaaataaaatctacagactgaaaaaaaaaattgaaaaagatgGTGAATATATACAATCTTTAAATAGACTGCTAAAAGAAAAAGAACATAAAGAGATATTAAATGCTAACATAATAGGAGCCTTAACACCAAGTCAATTAATTTCTGCGAAAAAGGCAAAAACACGTTTGGACACAAAGAAGAACAAATTTAAAGAGAGgcaaatagaaaatagaaatctgaaaaaccaaattcaaagtCCGAAAAATTATACAGTTCAACAAGATCatgattatacaatttttacatag
- the LOC100161574 gene encoding uncharacterized protein LOC100161574 isoform X2 produces MTRKCVVCNKLYIKGSDETFHSFPKDETRKKMWLKACKIKLCLPSNKICGDHFLPEHYLLSGYLTKDAVPFLAPTSMDKPLNAQCTSSPCPIPIKLPCIERTASTSTDIKPLDYQGTSRPCPLPMKLSCIERIDSTYIKPLNYQGTSRPCPIPMIIPCIERIVSTRTDKPLNDQCISRPCPVPMKIPCIKSIVTTSTDKPLNDQCTSSPCPIPMKSSCVKPIASMNTDITYSPESRKRKILNSSTIGALSPSHFSSPRKAKRHLDMVKNKFKEKQVQNNNLKNKIYRLKKKIEKDGEYIQSLNRLLKEKEHKEILNANIIGALTPSQLISAKKAKTRLDTKKNKFKERQIENRNLKNQIQSPKNYTVQQDHDYTIFT; encoded by the exons ATGACAAGAAAATGTgttgtttgtaataaattgtacattaagGGTTCAGATGAAACATTTCATTC ctttCCTAAAGatgaaactagaaaaaaaatgtggttaAAAGCTTGTAAGATAAAATTGTGTTTGCCATCAAACAAAATATGCGGAGATCATTTTTTACCGGAACACTACTTACTAAGTGGATACCTCACAAAGGACGCTGTTCCATTCTTAGCTCCTACGAGTATgg ataAACCTTTGAACGCTCAATGTACCTCTAGCCCTTGTCCAATTCCTATAAAACTCCCATGTATCGAACGCACAGCTTCTACAAGTACAG ataTTAAACCGTTGGATTATCAAGGTACTTCTAGGCCTTGTCCACTTCCTATGAAACTCTCGTGTATCGAACGAATAGATTCTACAT ataTCAAACCTTTGAATTATCAAGGTACTTCTAGGCCTTGTCCAATTCCTATGATAATCCCATGTATTGAACGCATAGTTTCTACGAGAACAG ataAACCTTTGAACGATCAATGTATCTCTAGGCCTTGTCCAGTTCCTATGAAAATCCCATGCATCAAAAGCATAGTTACTACGAGTACAG ataAACCTTTGAATGATCAATGTACCTCTAGCCCTTGTCCAATTCCTATGAAAAGTTCATGTGTCAAACCCATAGCTTCTATGAATACGG ataTAACTTACAGTCCTGAAAGTCGAAAACGTAAGATATTAAATTCCAGCACAATAGGGGCTTTATCACCAAGTCATTTTAGTTCTCCAAGAAAGGCAAAGAGACATTTGGACATGGTGAAGAACAAATTTAAAGAGAAacaagttcaaaataataatctaaaaaataaaatctacagactgaaaaaaaaaattgaaaaagatgGTGAATATATACAATCTTTAAATAGACTGCTAAAAGAAAAAGAACATAAAGAGATATTAAATGCTAACATAATAGGAGCCTTAACACCAAGTCAATTAATTTCTGCGAAAAAGGCAAAAACACGTTTGGACACAAAGAAGAACAAATTTAAAGAGAGgcaaatagaaaatagaaatctgaaaaaccaaattcaaagtCCGAAAAATTATACAGTTCAACAAGATCatgattatacaatttttacatag